CACGCTTCTCTGGTTTGGTCGTTCCAGAACCTTTAGGTGCCCGGTTGACATCGTATCCGAGTAAACTCAGTATCTTAGGTAGGTTTTTTGACCCCTTTAAAACCGCATCCAGATCGTCTACAAAGATGAAGTCAAAACGGTTGTTTTTCAACTCGGTGTAATGGAACACCAAGAAGGATGCGGTAGTGATCAGTATCCTAAAAGATCTGTCTCTTATCTTAAGGAGGACCTCCTCCTTTTCCTTTTCGGGAAGGTTCCCGTGATAGACGATTATATCTCTTTCGTCTATACCCCTCTTACTTTTTAGGTGTGAGATCATTCGATCCCGGGTTTGTTTTACGAGGTTTGTGGTCGGTACAATCAGATAACATCTTCTACCTGAGAGCGCGAGATACTCTGCCATCCTGGTTCCGAAGGTACTCTTACCCGTTCCGGTGGGTGATGTGATGGCAAAGGATTCTCCTCTTAACACACGCAGGGTCCACATCTTCTGAAGTGGTTTAAGTGGTTGACCAAAAAACTCCTCGAACGATTTAATCTTATTATACTCTTCTCCTACTGATTCGTCAAAGGGTGTGCCGGTGTTCTTACAGTATCCTTCCTCCACCTCTTGGTCGGTTAACCAGCCACCACATACCGGACAGAGATCCTCGTACACAAGAGTAAGACCCTCTGGTATCTTATCTGCATCCATCATGTTAGGTTTGATGTGATGATGGTTTTTAAAATGTCGCCCAATTCCGTCATGAAAAAAGAATTTTTTTCCAAAGGTCCGCCGACTGTTTTAAAAACTCTTTTCTACAAATGAAGAGGTGATGAAACCGAGATTAACACCCGAACTTGCATACGTAATAGGACTGTGGAAGATGCGCAGGACTAAAGAAGGGATAGGTGTCAAGGGGAGCAAGGAACTGTTATCATCGTTTGTTAAAGGGGTGTTGGAAGCGGGCCTGACCACACCTGACAAACTGCTCACCGATAAAAACAAGGTTTACTTTTATCATTCCAAGTACAGGAAATTCTTCCAAGACGTATTGAAACGCGAGAAAGAAGTATTCAGATACAAGAACGATTACAGTGCCGCATTTTTAGCAGGGTTGTTCGATGCACGGGGAGGTTTTTCCAGGGACGGCAAAACCGTTTACATTGCCAATGCCGACGTAATGGACGAACTGGTCGTTCTCAATGCAGGATTTAAAGGAAAACTTATAAAAGATAAGTTGATAATAGTGGACAGAGACAGTTTTATAAAATTCATAGGAAG
This Candidatus Micrarchaeota archaeon DNA region includes the following protein-coding sequences:
- a CDS encoding LAGLIDADG family homing endonuclease — its product is MKPRLTPELAYVIGLWKMRRTKEGIGVKGSKELLSSFVKGVLEAGLTTPDKLLTDKNKVYFYHSKYRKFFQDVLKREKEVFRYKNDYSAAFLAGLFDARGGFSRDGKTVYIANADVMDELVVLNAGFKGKLIKDKLIIVDRDSFIKFIGRYAKMLDSLSSEGGD